TGAACAATATTCCCACAGCCTTGGAGTGGAATACCCTGCATGACCTCGGATAGTCCTGAGCGGTATACATGGATTCCTCCACCTCCATTGGTACCCATATGAGATGATATAAAACTAGGATCATGCTCATCGTACTCTACAAGAACGGCTCCTGCGCCATCTCCAAAAAGAATACATGTGTTACGATCGGTATAATCAGTCACTTTTGACATCGTTTCACCGGCAATAACTAATACCTTACGGTTAAGTCTAGCAGTGACTAATCCATTAGCTAAATGAAGAGCGTATGCGAATCCAGCACAAGTAGCATTTAAATCCATAGCTCCAGTACCCTTAATGTTAAAATGATCTTGAACAAGGCAGGCTACACTGGGAAAATTAAAGTCAGATGTTGTCGTTGCTACTATGATCATATCAACGTCATCTATAGTTTGATTGTAGGTGTGAACTAAATTTGCTACAGCTTGGATACATAAATCAGAAGTGAATTCTTCTTTGCTCGCAATCCGACGTTCTTTGACTCCTGTGCGTTGCGTAATCCATTCATCGTTGGTCTCGACCAGGGCCTCTAAATCAGAATTAGTTAAAATATGTTTAGGAGCGTAGCTGCCAATTGCGGTTATACGTGCTTTAGATATACTCAATATGATCACTCCTCTAAGTAAAGTAGAACAATACCATTATAGCACTACATATTAGTACTATGTCTTGGGGCTTAAATGAAATATTGGAATGAGCCTGTATTAATGATGGCTTCAGGGACCATAGATTATTATGTCTATTCCTCATTATGATCATTCCAAGTGGGCTATTCTAAGAGATCAGACTGGGTACCCCTTTGATTGTACCTGATGAAGAAGGTATTAAAGGTTTAACCTTATCCAATGCGATGTATTTGTCGACATGGATGGATGATTGGATTACATTACCGCTGGATGAGAATTTATTTGTGGATTAATTAAAGTAACGAATTCAGTTTATCCACAGCTAATAAAAGTGAAGAACACGCATAAATATAAAAAACAGACCTGTGGATATCTTTTTTCTGATAATAGAAAATAAATTAAACTGAATTTAGAGTACTAAATATTAGTACGTTATATATGATGCGTACTTTGAAATGAACGGAAATAAAATACAGGGGGAGGCATCGTTTCTTCTGATGGCAGATAAGGATGGTACGTTTTATGCTCTTAAGAGTCAGAGACCAGACCCAGTTTGTGGTATAGAGAGTTTAATTTTGCTGCAATTGCTCTTGATCATGGATATATCTATGGGATGTGTAATGGGCTAAATGAAGCAGGTGCTACCTTGAAGTAGGTGTATAATCCAGATGAAAGTAAGGCAAAAATATTCTGCAATGTATAGAGGCAGTCATAAGATCGAGCAATATCACAGTCATCTTAGATATGGATGGATATATTGAACTGAAAAAGTACATCGATATAGCAAGAGGTCGTGAAGGCGATTTAGCTGTACCTCGTGAATCATGAAGGAGAATATCGTTATAGTCTAAAAGGTCAGATTGGTTATCTATGCTTTGGTCAGTTAAATAGAGATTGTATGGAACGCACAGAGCTAGCTATGACACAACTTGTTGTATTTACATAGATCTAATCTTATTGATGGAGTACCTTATGTTCGTACTACTATTCACTATGAGCTTCTTTTCTACCTGAATCTTTAGTAGGGCAATTGATTCGTTCGTTCCAACAGTTACGTAATTATCGTATCTCTCTATTGCCCGATCAAAAGCAGGAGTTTCAACTATTAATAAGTCAGATAGATGAATAAGTAAGCGTGGGAAATATGGACGAGGAATGCTTTATGCTGCGATTATATGAGTTGTTATATAGGGCTGCCGATTTGCGTCAGGTTAAGGTTGGAGAACGAGATTCCGTTCTGATAAGGAGAACGATATTCAATATGTCATTACTTATCTAGTAGATCACTATGAATGAAGTAGGGATGGATGAAATTGCTCCATACCACCGATGATTAACGGGAGAGAATGAAGAAACAGGGGCATCGCCTAACGATAGATTATTTACATTGATAATGGAAGTAATACAGATTCATAGCCAATAATGTAACACTTTTGTTACCGATGGTCATTGGGGAGCAAGTATAATAATAAAGTAGAAAAGGGGGATACCCATCTCCCAACGATGACACATGGTGTAACAGGGCAGAATTGAATACTTTCGCAAGTGTAGCGAAATGGTTAAGGAGGACATACATGGGTGGAAAAACATGGATACGTGCTCTCGTTCTGTTATGTATGAGTATAATGGTCCTTACCGGATGCAATAGTTCTGAAATTTCTTGGGATTCCTTTGAAGGTGCAGCCAATGAAAAAAATTTCCCTGTACCTAAGGTGGCTAGCAAGACCGACCGACCTACGGGCAATTCAGAGTTGAATTACGTTCGTTACTCGCTGCCTGGGCTAAAGGAAGAGGATAGTATTCCTGAGGTCTATTTGCAAACTATAAAAAGTTGGGGTTGGCAGGAGAAAGAGGATGAACAGAGCGATACATCAAGAGTATTTAATAAAGACAGTCGAGTGGTTCAAGTAACGATTCATGATGATTTTTTCATGATCATGGTGCCTAAAATCGCTGATAAGTCTGTCATACGTAGTCTAGATAATAAATAATTAAGAAGAAGATCCCTTTCATGATAAGAAAGAGGATCTTTTTGTATTCTAAATATTTGAGATATATCTTATTGCTTATAGTAGGAGATGTCCTTAACGTTAAATTTAATCATGCCATCTTTCCGTTGACGAGATAGTTTTACATAGATATATATTCTTGGCAATATGTACCAAAAATGCCAAAATAGCAAGGAGATGATAAAGGATAACGGGGACCAGAAAGTTAGAATAAGAAAAACACATAAGCCGATCCATCCGGTATGGAAATAAACTTTGCGAAATAAAGGGTAGTTAATATGCTGATTAGGCATGTAACCTAACCAAGGGAGCTTCAAGGAGAACGCCCATTTTTTATGATAATGAAATCCTGCAATTAATAGTACAGAACGAGAAATGACATATTGAATCCACAAAACGATGGGTGCCGCTAAAATAAAATAAAAAATACTTGTCCAATGAAGCATGGTTATTTCCATAACCAATGCGATACATGGAAGAATCATATAAAACATCATTAATGGGTTAGATACCGGTACTTTTTTAATAAGTTTGTATTGATAAAAGGTTGCTCTCGGTTCTGTTTCTCCTACCATATAATACGACTCTCCTCCTTTGAGGTTTCTTATAATAAATATATCGGTTTAAAAATAGTTTTTGTAAAGATGTAAAATGTATATAGTACAGACACGTCAGAAGAGGCAGTCGAATACACATGTAAGATAATAAAGGATGGATCACAAGAAATATGAAAGTTCTATGAAAAGGTTTAAAATAGTAGAAACTGTAGCATACTGATAGGAAAAGAGACAAGGTGGGATGGTTGATATGGATAATCAAACCGAACACGTCTGTATTATTTGCGGGCAAGATAAAGAAGAGGGAATATGTATTCTCTCTCAATTTATTTGCGAGGCTTGCGAATCGGAAATGGTGCATACGAACACGGAAGAAGTAAAATATCGTTTTTTTATTCATCAAATGAAACAAATCAGTGAGCAGGTCAATGTTTAGACTATAGTGAAAAAATAGGGGCGGCGTAGGGCGGCTCTTTTTTTAAAATATCAGAGGGTACGAACTTTCTAATATTTCATCCATAAACGAATGTTGCCCTTGTGGGACGATATTCGTTTATCCTTGTTTATGGGAGTGGGTTTGTGAAGAAGGACATGAGATAATACAATAGAAGAAAGGCAATTATAAAATGAAGTTAAGCATAGGCGTCAAGTCTGAATTGCGCTAAAACAGCCTATAGACTTATGTATGGAAGGAACCGAACGATTCATGTCTATAAAACACAGAAAAAAATCCGATTTGGTTAGTGAAGATATAACAATTCATAACGATATAAAAAGTGATAATAATCAGATCGAGTATGAGATTAAAGAGTGTGAACGTACAAGCAGTGCACCTCTATATGAGGCGTTGCTTGAATATAAAAGACGAGATTGTGCGTCTTTTCATGTTCCTGGTCATAAAAATGGTCAAGCTTATACCTCTTCTGATGGAGCAGGATTATTGTCGGATATCATGAGGATCGATGTTACAGAAATTACGGGTACGGATGATCTTCATCATCCGGAGGGCATTATTCGTGAAGCCCAGTCGCTTGCTGCTAAGTGTTTCGGTGCAGAGGAGAGTTATTTTCTTATAGGAGGCAGTACGGTGGGGAACTTGGCACTCATCTTGACCGTATGTAGTGGTCCTGAAGATGTGCTATTGGTTCAGCGGAATGTACATAAATCTGTGTTACATGGTCTGATGTTGGCAGGAGCGCAAGCGGTGTTCATGCAACCGGAAATAGATCCTGTAACTAGACTGGCGATAGCTCCCTCCAATGAGACAGTGAAGCAAGCATTATTGGCTTATCCAGAGGCTAAGGGTGTACTTGTCACGATGCCTAATTATTATGGTATGGGTAGGGATCTTACGTCATTGGCAGACCTTTGCCACGGCTATAATGTGCCTTTGCTTGTTGATGAGGCACATGGTGCTCATTTCGGGCAGCATCTTGATCTGCCCCCAAGTGCATTGTCCTGCGGAGCGGACGGTGTTGTGCAGTCAACACATAAGATGTTAGCTGCGCTCACGATGGGCGCGATGCTGCATGTGCAGGGTATGCTTCTAGACCGCACGCTGCTTCGGCAGCGGCTTGCGATGATCCAGAGCTCCAGCCCATCATACCCCGTGATGGCTTCGCTTGACCTAGCCCGCCGCCAGTTGCACGTGGGCGGCGCGGACACCTTCACGGCGGGACTCGCCGCCGTGGAAGCATTCAAGCGCGGGCTCGCGGAGCTGCCGCGCTTCGGGCTGCTGCAACCTGCGCAGCCCGGGGAGACTCCCGCCGGCGAAGACGCGGCGGGTAGTACCGCGCCGCCGCTAGCTTCGCTGGCGGCGTATGCGACGCAGGACCCTTTTAAGGTCGTCATATATGACGACTCCGAGGTCCTAAGCGGCTACGAACTTCAGCGCCGCCTAGAAGCGTGCGGATGCATCCCAGAGATGAGCGACGCGCGGTATGTCGTCTTACTCTTTAGTTTAGGATCTACCATGAAGGATGTTAGGCACCTTTTGGAGGTTGTACAGCATATATCTATAGAAATGGATGAGGCCCATGGGCAATATGAAAGGGGCTCATTTGACTCTAATACTGTCGAATTTTCCACGTGGAACATTTTTTCGGGAAATTTATCACTTCCTGTTCCTTTCGGACTCAAATCATTACCTACAAAAATGATCGAACCTGTATTATTAGAAGAGTGTGCAGGAAGAATTGCAGCAGAGATGATTATTCCTTATCCGCCAGGGATTCCAATATTATATGCGGGTGAGGAGATCACGTCCGAGGTTGGTCAACAGTTAATGAGTCTTGCTGAGGCAGGAGCTAAATGCCAGGGAGCTGCTGATCCTGATCTGCACACCGTTAACGTCTATAAAAAGGTCAGAAAGCAGGAAAAATAATGAACACAAGAGGCAAATTTATTACACTCGAGGGTGGCGAAGGATCCGGCAAGACAACGGTTATTAGTCGGTTAAGTTCTTATTTGGAGAGACGGTTCTTACCGCACCTCCTTACACGTGAACCCGGTGGTATTGAAATTTCAGAGAAGATTCGTGATATTATTCTTGATCCCCATAATACAGCAATGGATGCAAGGACAGAGGCGTTATTATATGCGGCTTCAAGACGTCAACATTTAGTAGAAAAGGTTGAACCAGTACTACAAGCGGGTAATATTGTTCTATGTGATCGTTTTGTTGATAGCAGTCTTGTGTATCAGGGGTATGCTCGGGGACTTGGAATTGAAGAAGTGTGGAATATGAACAAGTTTGCCATTGATTCTCTTCTACCCGATGTTACATTCTATTTAGACATTGAGCCTGAGCTTGGGCTATCCCGTATTGATGCTAGCAAGGAGAGGGAAGTGAATCGCCTGGATTTAGAAGGGCTAGCGTTTCATCATAAAGTTCGTGAGGGATATAGAAAGCTAGTGGAGCTTTATTCAGATCGAATCATTGTGATTGATGCATCGCAAAAACCTGAACAGATAGAAAATGACATTATTCAGGCTATGGAGAAGGGTATCTTAAAGGATTTTTATTGATCTCTGTCAAATAGTGTAGTATAGAAGAGGTAATAGTCGTGAGTGACTCTATTATAATGAGGAGGGAATGCAAGATGAAACTAATCGTTGCGATTGTACAGGATAAAGATAGTAATAGGCTGTCAGGAGAATTGGTGAAGGCTAATTTTCGTGCTACGAAACTTGCTAGTACAGGAGGGTTCTTGCGTGCAGGTAATACCACATTTATGATTGGGGTAGACGACAATCAGATAGAGTCTGTAATGAGTGTTATTAATAAGAGTTGTAAGGTACGTGAACAGTTAGTTACGCCAGTAACACCGATGAGTGGAACGA
The nucleotide sequence above comes from Paenibacillus sp. IHBB 10380. Encoded proteins:
- a CDS encoding aminotransferase class I/II-fold pyridoxal phosphate-dependent enzyme: MSIKHRKKSDLVSEDITIHNDIKSDNNQIEYEIKECERTSSAPLYEALLEYKRRDCASFHVPGHKNGQAYTSSDGAGLLSDIMRIDVTEITGTDDLHHPEGIIREAQSLAAKCFGAEESYFLIGGSTVGNLALILTVCSGPEDVLLVQRNVHKSVLHGLMLAGAQAVFMQPEIDPVTRLAIAPSNETVKQALLAYPEAKGVLVTMPNYYGMGRDLTSLADLCHGYNVPLLVDEAHGAHFGQHLDLPPSALSCGADGVVQSTHKMLAALTMGAMLHVQGMLLDRTLLRQRLAMIQSSSPSYPVMASLDLARRQLHVGGADTFTAGLAAVEAFKRGLAELPRFGLLQPAQPGETPAGEDAAGSTAPPLASLAAYATQDPFKVVIYDDSEVLSGYELQRRLEACGCIPEMSDARYVVLLFSLGSTMKDVRHLLEVVQHISIEMDEAHGQYERGSFDSNTVEFSTWNIFSGNLSLPVPFGLKSLPTKMIEPVLLEECAGRIAAEMIIPYPPGIPILYAGEEITSEVGQQLMSLAEAGAKCQGAADPDLHTVNVYKKVRKQEK
- a CDS encoding cyclic-di-AMP receptor, coding for MKLIVAIVQDKDSNRLSGELVKANFRATKLASTGGFLRAGNTTFMIGVDDNQIESVMSVINKSCKVREQLVTPVTPMSGTTDSYLPLPVEVQVGGATVFVLPVERFEHF
- a CDS encoding sigma factor G inhibitor Gin, producing the protein MDNQTEHVCIICGQDKEEGICILSQFICEACESEMVHTNTEEVKYRFFIHQMKQISEQVNV
- a CDS encoding ketoacyl-ACP synthase III; this encodes MSISKARITAIGSYAPKHILTNSDLEALVETNDEWITQRTGVKERRIASKEEFTSDLCIQAVANLVHTYNQTIDDVDMIIVATTTSDFNFPSVACLVQDHFNIKGTGAMDLNATCAGFAYALHLANGLVTARLNRKVLVIAGETMSKVTDYTDRNTCILFGDGAGAVLVEYDEHDPSFISSHMGTNGGGGIHVYRSGLSEVMQGIPLQGCGNIVQNGREVYKWAVRTVTEGTTQLLEQSQTTWDNIDWFVPHSANLKMIESICAKVNFPFEKTLHSATYNGNTSSASIPLSLHTAVQQNKLKYGDQIIIYGFGSGLTHAGLLIKWGIKNLT
- the tmk gene encoding dTMP kinase, with the translated sequence MNTRGKFITLEGGEGSGKTTVISRLSSYLERRFLPHLLTREPGGIEISEKIRDIILDPHNTAMDARTEALLYAASRRQHLVEKVEPVLQAGNIVLCDRFVDSSLVYQGYARGLGIEEVWNMNKFAIDSLLPDVTFYLDIEPELGLSRIDASKEREVNRLDLEGLAFHHKVREGYRKLVELYSDRIIVIDASQKPEQIENDIIQAMEKGILKDFY